CCCTCGCCGAGTCAGTCTCAAACCCGAATTCCACTCATCCCCGCCCGAGCGAAGTCGAACCCCCGGCACCAAAGCCGCCAGCTTCCGCGCACGAAGGCCAACGTCAGCCCCGCAACCCGCCATCGCCGCCCCCGGCGGCCCTAAGCCGCCGCTCTCGAAGTCGTCAGCATGCACAGCCCCAATCTCGGCGCCCGTCAACCCCAAGCCGCCAGCCTCGGGCAAAGCAGTCGGCCCAAGCCCCAGCCTCGGGCAGCGCAGGCGGCCCAAGCCCCAGCCTCGAAACCTGTCAGCATCCAAAGCCCCAGCCGGGAGCCATCGATGTCAGCGGCGTTCCTTCGCCGCCGCGATTGCCAGTACCGACCGTTCCAGCGCGTAGTCCGGATCCGCCGCGGCCCCCTTCACGTCCGCGTTGAGCTTCGCCACCACGCGCATCGCGTCCGCCAGCCCGTCCGGCCCCCACCCGCGCACCTGCCCCTGCGCCTTCCGGATCTTCCACGGCGGCATCCCCAGTTCGCCCGCCATCGAGTTCGGGTTCCCGCGCCCGGCCCCGGCCACCCTGGCGATCGTGCGCACCGCGTCCGCCAGCGCGTCGGCGACCAGCACGTGCGGCACGCCGATCTGCATCGCCCAGCGCACCGACTCCAGCGCCGCCGCCCGATCCCCGGACACCGCCTTCTCCGCCACCGCGAACCCGGTCACATCCGCCCGGCCGCGGTGATACCGCCGCACGGCCTGCTCGTCGACCTTCCCGCCCGAGTCCGCCACCAGCTGCGTCGCGGCCGACGACAGCTCCCGCAGATCCGACCCCACCGAGTCGATGAGCGCCATCACCCCGGCCGCGTCGATCTTGCCGCCCGCTTGCCGGACCTCGTTGCGCACGAAGGCTTCCCGTTCGGCGGGCTTGGTGATCTTCGGGCATTCGACCACCTCCGCCCCCGCCTTGCGCAGGGCCGCCGGCAGCGCCTTGCCCGCCTTCGTCCGACCGCCACCGGTGTGCACGACCACGAGCACCACCCCGTCGGCGGGATCCTTGACGTAGGCCAGGATCGCGTCGCCGATCTCCTGTGAGGCGTCCTGCGCGCCGTCGATCGCGATCACCCGGCCCTCGCTGAACAGCGACGGGCTGACCAGCTCGGCCAGCATCGGAGCTGTGAGTTCGGACACCTTCAACCGGGTCAGGTCCGCCGCCGGATCGGCGCTACGGGCGGCCTCGAGAGCGGCTCGAATCGCCCGCTCGATGAGCAGTTCTTCCTCGCCGAGCACGAGGTGGAGGGCGGCTGCGTCGGTCACGGCACGATCCTGCCACGCCCGGCGGCGAGTAGCCCGGCACGGTGAGGTCCTCGCGTGGGCACGGCGTGATGCCGTACGGTGTTGGCGAGGCGCCGCGCCCAGCGCGGGCCGACAATCGAATAACGCTCATCCAGAGGGGCAGAGGGATACGGCCCGAAGAAGCCCCGGCAACCGGCGTCAGCCTGTCATCTCGATTCCGCGAGGTAGCTGACGATCACGGTGCCAATTCCGGCCCACACCCGTGGGGCAGATGAGGAAGGACCTCGCGATGACTGCCACCCTCCGCACGACCAAGCGCACCCTGGACCTCGGCCCGGCCGTTGAGCTGGTGTCGAAGGAAGAGGGTCACCGCCAGCCGCTCGCCCCCGAGTTCGTCTCCGCCGAGGACTTCTCCCCGCTCGAGGTCGCCTACGACTTCGGCCGCGTGCGCCGCGAGGACATCGAGAAGGGCCCGCGCAACATCTGGCGTTACAAGAGCCTGCTGCCGGTGCCGTCGAACGTCGAAGAGATCCCGAACACCGAGCCCGGCTGTACCCGGCTGGTGCGTGCCGACCGGCTCGCGAAAGCCTTGGGGCTCAAGCGAGTCTGGGTCAAGGACGACACCGGCAACCCGACCCACTCGTTCAAGGACCGCGTCGTCGCGGTGGCGCTGGCCGCCGCCCGCGAGTTCGGCTTCGAGGTGCTGGCCTGCCCGTCCACCGGCAACCTGGCCAACGCGGTGGCCGCGGCCGCGGCACGCGCGGGCTGGGAATCCGTGGTGCTGATCCCGAAGACCTTGGAGCGGGCCAAGATCCTGACCACCGCGGTCTACGACGGCGCGCTGATCGCGGTCGACGGCAACTACGACGACGTCAACCGCCTGGCCACGCAACTGGCCGCGGAGAACGAGAACTGGGCGTTCGTCAACGTCAACGTGCGGCCGTACTACTCCGAGGGCTCGAAGACGCTGGCCTTCGAGGTGGCCGAGCAGCTGGGCTGGCGCCGCCCGCAGCAGATCGTCGTGCCGATCGCCTCCGGTTCTCAGTTGACCAAGGTGGACAAGGGTTTCCGCGAGCTGGGTGAACTCGGCCTGGTCGAGCAGTCGCCGTACAAGATCTTCGGCGCGCAGGCCACCGGCTGCTCGCCGGTGTCGGCCGCCTTCCGCGCCGGGCACGACGTGGTGCAGCCGGTCAAGCCGGACACCATCGCCCGCTCGCTGGCCATCGGCAACCCGGCGGACGGCCCCTACGTGCTGGACGTGGTCAACCGCACCGGCGGCTCGATCGAGGACGTCAGCGACGAAGAAGTGGTCGAGGGCATCCGACTGCTGGCGCGCACCGAAGGCATCTTCACCGAGACCGCCGGCGGCGTGACCGTGGCGACCGCGAAGAAGCTCGTCGAGGCCGGGAAGCTGAACCCGGACGAGGAAACCGTTCTCCTGATCACCGGTGACGGCCTCAAGACGCTGGACGCGATCGAGGACAAGGTCGGCCCGCGTGCCACCGTGCCCGCCTCCGCCGACGCGGTTCGTGAGGCTCTTTCCAAGTAACCTTCCTTTCCTGAATACGAATATGGCTTCCGGACGCTTCCCCGTCCGGGGGCCATATTCATGTTCGAAACATCGCTGAAGTAGAAACCGGACTTGGCGAGGGAACCAATCGCTCTTCCGCCATCATCCGCCTGAATGCCACATTCGTCCACGCCGCGTGCTGAGTTGTCCACAGCCACCCACTTGTCCACAGCCCCGGCCCCACGCCCTGTCCTCCCCCGCCCCACCCCCATAACGTCGAAGGCGTGTTCGAACGTCTTCAACCACTCGTCCGTCCCGGAGCACCATCCTCCGAGGAACCGAAACCGGATATCGCCGAGCTGGCGTCCCGGGTCGAACGCGACCGCACGCGCAGGCTGGTCACCCGCTGGCTGCCCAAAGCCCGTGGCAGCCCGGTAAAACGCCGCGCCGCGATCGTGTTCGCCATCGCCGGTGTGCTTTCGACCGTGCTCACCGCCGTCCTGTTGTTCGGCGGTGGGCCGGAGCCGGAGCGCGCACCGCCGTTGCCGATCGCCCGTGCGGCACCGGTTTCCAGCGCGCCACCGAGCGCGGCCGCCGAACTGGTGGTGAGTGTGATCGGCAAGGTCGTCCGACCCGGCCTGGTCACGCTGCCCGCCGGTGCGCGCGTCGCCGACGCGGTGCGTGCTGCCGGTGGCGCCCTGCCCGACACCGATCTCGCCACCGTGAACCTGGCTCGCCGTCTCAGCGACGGGGAGCAACTCGATGTGGGAGCACCACCACAGGCCCAAGGTCCGGCGCCGACTTCCCCCGGCGCCGGGCCCGAGGTCAAGGTCGACCTCAACACCGCGAGCCTGGCCCAGCTCGATGACCTGCCAGGCGTCGGCGAGGTGACCGCGCAACGCATTCTCGACTGGCGCAACAAGCACGGCCGGTTTACCGCGGTCGAGCAACTCCGTGAAGTGGAAGGGATCGGCGAAACCCGGTTCACGCGCTTGCGCGATCAGGTGACCGTGCGATGACGCAGGCCGCCGATTCGGCGGTCACCCCGGAGACGGCCGGGCACGACGTGCGGCTGGTACCAGCCGCGCTCACCGTGTGGCTCGGCACGCTCGGCGGCCTGCTGCTCGGTTGGTGGGTGGCGATCGTGGTCGGCGCAGGTGTCGCGGCCGTGGCAGCCGGTGGGCTGCTCCTCGCCCGCCGCCGCGATGCGGGCGACGAGCGGTTTCGCGCGCTTCTGTTGGCGCTACTGGGTTTCGGCGCGCTGCTCGCGGTGGTGATAACGCCACGACTGCAAGCGGCGCAACAGGATCCGATCCGCCCGGCGGCGGATCGAGGTGGACCAGCGGTGCTCCGGGTGACGGTCACCGAACGACCAAGGCCGATCCGTTCGGCCGGATACGCGGGAAGGGCAGGTGGTGCGAGTGCGGTGGTGATCCCGGCCGAGGTCATCGAGGCCGAGGTCGACCGGCGGGCGGTGCTCTCGGACGGTCGCGTGGTGTTGCTGGCCGAATTGGCAGGTTGGTCGGATCTGTTGCCAGGGCAACAGGTGACCGCTTCGGGCTCCCTGGCCCCGGGGCGACCGGCCGAGCTGACCGTGGCGGCCCTCCAGGTACGAGGGCCACCGCAAGCGGTCACCGAGGCACCGTGGTGGCAACTGGCGGCCGCTTCGATGCGCGCGGGGCTCAGGAAGGCGTCCGGGGTGCTCGACGAGGAGCCCGCCGGGCTGGTGCCCGGGCTGGCGGTCGGCGACACCATCGGCATGTCCCGGCGAGTCGAGGACGAGTTCCGCGATGCGGGCCTGTCGCACCTGACGGCGGTCAGTGGCACCAACGTGACGATCGTCTGTGGCGCGGTGTTGCTGTTGTTCCGGCTGCTGCGACTCGGGCCGGTGGTCTCGGCCGCGGGAGCGGGTATGGCGCTCGCGGGCTACTTGATCATCACCGGACCGGAGCCCAGCGTGCTGCGGGCGGGTGTGATGGGTGCCGTCGGTTTGCTCGCGCTGGCGTTGGGCCGCCGCGGTACCGCACTTCCGGCGCTGGCGGCAGCCGTGGCAGGCCTGGTGCTGTACGACCCGGCGATGGCGGCCAGCTTCGGCTTCGCACTGTCCGTGGTGGCGACGGCGGGACTGGTGCTGCTGGCCCCGCGCTGGGCCGCGGCGCTCAGCCGGCGAGGTGTGCCATCCGGCCCGGCGGAGTGGCTCGCGGTGCCACTCGCGGCATTCGTGGTGACCGTGCCGATCGTGGCGGGCATGGCGGGTGAGTTGAGCCTGGTGGCGGTGGCCGCGAACCTGCTGGCCGCGCCGGTGGTCGCGCCGGCGACCATTCTCGGCGTGCTGGCGACGGTGCTCGGCACGGTGTGGCAAACCGGGGCGGAGTTCCTGGTGCGGTTGGCCGGGCCGGAGGCGAGCTGGCTGATCCTGGTGGCTCGGGAGGCTTCGGCGGTGCCGGGCGCGGTGCTGGACTGGCCGCCGGGTTGGTGGGGTGGGTTGCTGGCGGCGTTGGTGGTCGGCGCGGTCGTGGTGGCGTGCCGGTTCGGCCGGGTGCGTCTGGGGATCGCGGTGTTGCTGGTACTCGTCCTGCTGGTGACGGTGCCCGTGCGAGTGATCGCGCCGCCATGGCCGCCGCCAGGGTGGGCGGTGGTGGCCTGCGACGTCGGTCAGGGCGATGCCCTCGTACTGGCCACGGCCGAACCTGGGCGAGCCGTGGTGGTGGACACCGGTCCGGAGCCGGGACCGGTGGACCGCTGCCTCGACCGGCTGGGCGTGGACAGGGTGCCGTTGCTGGTGCTGAGCCATCTGCACGCGGATCACGTCGGCGGGCTGGAGTCGGTGTTCGAGGGCAGAGCGGTCGGTGCGGTGGCGGTGGGTGCGGGGCGGGCGCCCCGGTGGGCCTGGGACAAGGTCACCGAGGTGGCCGGGGCGAACGGGGTGCCGGTGGTGGAGATGCCGGTCGGGCAACGGCTCGATTGGCCGGGGCTCGGCCTGGACGTGCTGGGGCCGCGTTACGTCACCACGCGCGCCACGGCGGAGAAGGACGGGAGGCTGATCAACAACAGTTCGCTGGTGCTCCGAGGCCACACCAGCGTGGGACGGATATTGCTCACCGGAGATGTCGAACTGGCCGCACAGTCAGATCTGCTGGCGACGAAGGAGGACCTGCACGCCGAAATACTCAAGGTGCCGCACCACGGCTCGCGATACTCGCTGCCCGCGTTCCTGGCCGCGGTCGGCCCGCGGATCGCGATGATCAGCGTGGGTGCCGGCAATTCGTACGGCCACCCGCACCCGTCCACAATGGACATGCTCGCCGCCGGAGGTGCCCTTCTGACCCGAACCGACACCGATGGTGACACCGCCATCCTCACTCGGGACGACACCCTCGCCATCCTCCGCCGAGGCCGTTGACCCATGCGCCCGCGCCTGACCCGCCGCTCACGATCCAAACCGGACACGACCTCGCACCCGGGGACTTTCCCGCCCCCGCAGCCGATTCCGCCCGCCAGCACGCAAATCGCACGCTCCACGGCCAGGTCCCGCATCGACACAGCCGACCCTGCATCGGTGCGGCTGAGTCCGCATCGGTGCGGCCGGTCCCACATCGGCGTGATCGGTTCTGCGTCGGTGCGCCCGGGTTCTGCATCGGCGCAGCTGGTTCTCCCATGGAGCGGCTGCTCCTCGCGCTGAGCGGGCGGCAAGTCTGCGCGCAGGCGGCCAAGTTCCGCGCCCTGGGCGGCCAAGCCCGCACCCGGACGGCCGAATTCCGCGCCGGGGTGGCGAAGTTCGGCGCACGGAGTGGCCAGGTTCCACGGCCGGGCATGGCGAAGTTCGGTGCTCAGAGGTGGCCGAATTCCACGGCCGGGGCGTGGCGAAGTTCGGCGCTCGAGGTGGCCGAGTTCCGCGCCCCGGAAGGCCAAGTTCCGAGTGCGCGGAGGGGCGAATCTGCGCGAGGGGTGGGCGCCTCGCACCAGTGCCGTGAATGTGGCTCTCGCGGCGGAATCGGCTGTGAAAGCCCACATTCACGGCAGAGCAAAGGGCCACCGGGGCGACTTCCGGAAGTGTAGGGAGGAGTTGACATGTAGGCGATCGCCTACATATTCTCCACGGCATGTCCGACGAAGTGTTCTTGGCGTTGGCCAGTCCGGCCCGGCGTCGGCTGTTGGAGTTGCTGGCGGACGGGCCCCGTACCGCGGGTGACCTGGCGGCCCAGTTCGACATGAGTCGGCCATCGGTGGCCGAGCATTTGAAGATCCTTCGCAACGCGGCGCTCGTTCGCGACGAACCGGTGGGGCGCCAGCGCTTCTACCACCTCGAAGCCGCACCTCTGGAACAGGTTGGCGACTGGCTGCACCCGTTCGAGCGGTTCTGGCGCGAGCGTTTGCGCAACATGGCAGAACTCCTGGAAAGCGAGGACGAATGACCTACACCCGCACCGGCACCATCCACGTCGACCAGTTCATGAACGCACCGCCCGCGAAGGTGTGGCGAGCGCTCACCGATCCCGAGCTGCACGCGAAGTGGTGGGCACCCGGCGACATCAGCGACCGTCCCGGGCATGAGTTCCACTTACAGATGCCGGGCTTCGGCGACATCCCGTGCAAGATCGTGGAGGCCGAGCCACCGAAGCGGCTTGTCTACACCTTCAACGGCGACTGGACGCTGACCTGGGAACTCATCGAAGAAGGCCACGGCACCCGGCTACTGCTCACGCACTCCGGCTTCGATCTCGACGACAAACGCCAGCGCGACGCCTGCGAGCGCATGGGGCCCGGCTGGCGCGACGAGGTCCTACCTCGCCTCGAGAAGTCCCTCCTGGACCTGGACTGACCACCGCGAACAGGCGAAACGCCGTGGACGCGGCCTCACCGGCGGCTGCCGGCGGGCCGCGTCCACGGCTGAGCCACCGGGCGGAACAAGAGCCTTCTCGTACCTAGTTCGCCCGTTCGGCGGCCAGTTGTCAAGGGCGCCATTCGCGGCGGTACTCAGGATGGTCGGCGTACGGCAGCGCGAGCAGCCGCAGCGTCCGGCACCAAGTCTGGCCCGGCTCACCGCCGGGAACGTGGCAGATCTCGCACCAGTAATCGCCGCCATAGAGGGGAAAGCCCGCCACCCGATCGGTCACCGTGGTCTCGTGGGCCTCCACGATCAGCCGGGTCGCCTCCACCTCGCGGATCATCCGGTTGATCGATTCCAGCTCGACGGTGCCGAGGCCGCGGATGCGCATCTCGGTCTGGGTGGTCAGGTCGGCGTGGTCGAGCTGGTCGCCCGCCTTGCCCTTCTGCACCGTCCGCATGATCAGGCTCTGGCGCTCGTTCACCCTCGCGGTCAGGAACGCCACCAGGTCGGTCAACGGGGAACGTCCTTTCTCGGGTAACCCCGCGCGCCCCCCGGATCGGGCCCGCGAACGGGCCCACCGCGCTTACTTGCTCGTCGGAAGTATCTCACCGAGCGTTACGAATCGGGCATAACAAGGAGGTCACTACCCGCCCGTCGATCACCGAGCGTGAATCACCTGCAACGCTCAGGGGCGCTGAACCACAACCCCGAGCACGCCGGGGCCGGTGTGCGCGCCGATCACCGCGCCGAGTTCGGAAACCAGGCAGCCCGACGAACGCGGCAGTTGCTCCTCCAGGCGGTTCGCCAACTCGACCGCGCGCTCCGGCGAAGCCAGGTGGTGCACCGCCAGCTCCACCGGGTCGTCCCCGGCGGCGCGCACCGCCAGGTCGACCATGCGGGCCATGGCGCGGTTCATCGTGCGCACCTTCTCCAGCGGCAGGATGCGGCCTTCGGCCATGTGCAGCACGGGTTTCACGGCCAGCGCCGTGCCCAGCAGCGCGGCGGCCGAGCCGATCCGGCCGCCGCGGCGCAGGTGTTCCAGGGTCTCCACCACGAACAACGTCTCCGAGCGGCGGGCCGCCTCCACCGCGGCCTTCTCCACTTCGGCCGGTGAGGCACCCGAGGCGGCGGCGGAAGAGGCGTGCAGGGCGGCGAAGCCGAGCCCCATCGCGGTGGTTCGCGAGTCGACGATGCGCACCTTGTCCGGCCCGACCTCCTGCGCGGCCAGCACGGCGGCCTCCCACGTGCCCGAGAGTTCACGGGACAGGTGCACCGAGACCACCGCCTCGGCGCCGTCGGCCAGTGCGGCGCGGAACTGGGCGGCGAACTCCGACGGCGTCGGCCGGGAGGTGGTGACGATGCGGCGCTGACCGAGCGCCTCGGCGAGGGCGGCGGGACCGACATCGGTGCCGTCCAGTGCGGACACCCCGTCGATGAGCACGTGCAGGGGCACCACCCGGATCGCATGCCGGTCGGCGAAGCCCTCCGGCAGGTGGGCGGTCGAATCCGTGACTACGGCTACCGGCACCGCCACAGCCTACGGTGCCTCGCGTGGTTCTTCGGTGAACAGCAACGGGGCAACGAGTTTTGCCATTTCGGCGCCCACCGCGGCGTGTCCCTCCCAGCCCCAGTGCATGCCGTCGGGATTGCCGTGGCCGCCCAGTACGTGCGGGCCGACGACCTCGGCGAGGTCGAGCATCGGCACGTCGCGCCGCCGCGCCCAGTCGGCCATCGCCGCCGCGGCGGCGGGGCGGGCGGTGTGCACTCCGCCGTATGACGCGGCGCGGTGCACCGACGGCAGCATGCCGACGATCGGCAGGGACGGGCGCAGCGTCCGCAGTGCCTCCACCGACATGTCCAGGTACCGCACGGTCAACGCGGCGGGCAGCACCGCGGGCCGCCCGCGCAGGACCACCGCCAACCGCGGCTGGGCGGCGAGGTAGGCGCGCCGGGCGGCGCGGCGCAGGCCGTCCGGGCGGAGGTAGCGCAGCCCGGTGCGCAGGTAGGTGGGCAGCGGCGACGGCAGCGTGTCCATGCTGCCGATCGCGAGAAGCACCGCGTCGGCCCGGTGCAACTCGGCCCAGACGCGCGGGTCACCGGTCAGCGACCACCACAGGTCGCGCGCGTTCCAGCCGAAACCGGCGACCAGATCGGCGGAGCCGCCGAGCGCGTCGGCGGTGAGGTTCGGCCAGAGCCGGGGTTCGTCGGCCGCGTACTCGTGGTCGGGCCCGTGGAAGCTCAGCGAGTCCCCGAACACCAGCAGCCGTGGCTTCACCCGGTGATGCCCGCGTTGTACGCGATCAGCCGCCACATCTCGTTGCGGCGCCCCAGCTCGACCCAATGGCAGTTGGCGATGCCGCCGAGCGTGGGCCAGCTCTCGACCGGCAGGCCGAGCAGCCGCGCGGTCAGCGCGGTGATCAGGCCGCCGTGCGCGGCCAGCAGCACGGTGTGCCCGGCGTCGGCGGCCATCAGGTCCGCGACCACCTCGTACGCGCGATCGGCCACGTCCACACGTGACTCGCCACCGGGCGGCGCCCACGTGGCGTCGGTGCGCCAGAGGTCGCGCTCGCCCGGGTACCTGGCGTCCACCTCGGCGCCGGTGAGTCCCTGCCATTCGCCGAGGTGCGTCTCGCGCAGGCGCTTGTCGATGCGCAGCGGCACGCCGATCGCCTCGGTGAGCACGGTGGCGGTGTCGGTGGCGCGGTGGAGGTCGGAGGCGATCACCAGCTCCGGCGAGAAGCGGGCCAGCGCGGGCGCGGCGAACCGCGCCTGGTTCCAGCCCACCTGCGTCAGCGCGGAGTCGAGGTGCCCCTGCATGCGGCCGGCGGCGTTGTAGTCGGTTTCACCGTGCCGCCACAGCACCAGCCGCTGGGTCACGAGCGCTCCTCGGCCGGTTCCTCCTCGTCGGCAGCCACGGCCAGGCCGTCGACCTCGATGCGCGGGCAGTCCTTCCACAGCCGTTCGAGGCCGTAGAAGGAGCGCTCCTCGTCGTGCTGTACGTGTACCACGACGTCGACGAAATCGAGCAGGACCCAGCGGCCTTCCCGCGCGCCTTCGCGGCGGACCGGCTTGTGCCCGGCTTCGCGGAGCTTCTCCTCCACGTTGTCGACGATGGCGCCGACCTGGCGTTCGTTGGGTGCCGAGGCGATCACGAAGGCGTCGGTGATCACGAGCTGGTCGGAGACGTCCAGCACGACCACGTTCGACGCCTTCTTGTCCGCCGCCGCGTGTGCGGCGGTGACGGCCAGTTCCCGGGCTTCGGACGTGGCGGTCAACAGGGCTCCTTCGGGTAAACGGATGCGCCCGATGAGGGTACCCGGATCAACCCGGGGCCCGGTGACGGTGTCCAGGAGGGCCGGCGAAGACGCCCCAGTCAGTCCTGCCGGTACAGCCCGCGCTTGTCGATGTACCGGACCACGCCGTCGGGCACCAGGTACCAGACCGGTTCCCCGCGCTCGACCCGTTCGCGGCAGCCGGTGGACGAGATGGCCATCGCGGTCACCTCGACCAGGCTCACCTTGCCGCTGGGCAGGTGGTGGTCGTTGAGGTGGTAGCCGGGCCGGGTCACGCCGATGAAGTGGGCCAGGTCGAACAGCTCACCGGCGTTGCGCCAGGTGAGGATCTGCTCGAGCGCGTCGGCGCCGGTGATGAAGTGCAGCTCGGTGTCCGGGTACTCCTCGCGCAGGTCGCGCAGGGTGTCCACGGTGTAGGTCTGGCCGCCGCGGTCGATGTCGACCCGGCTGACCGAGAACACCGGATTGGACGCGGTGGCGATCACCGTCATCAGGTACCGGTCCTCGGCGCGGGTGACCACCCGGCCGGACTTCTGCCACGGCTGCCCCGTCGGCACGAAGATGACCTCGTCGAGACCGAAGCGCGACTGCACCTCGCTGGCCGCGACGAGGTGCCCGTGGTGGACGGGATCGAAGGTTCCGCCCATGACCCCGATTCGACGCCGTTCTGGCATGAACAGGCAGCGTACGTGGACCCGACCGGGGCAGCACGAAGAGGGCGCGGTGCGCGGGTCTGTCCGCACCGGACACCCGCGCACCGCGCTCCGGCGGCCTGGGGGAACCGCCGGGTACCGGCGTCTCCGGGGAACGGAGGCGGTACACCCATGACAGAGGCGGGTGCCGGGGCGGAATGACGGCCGGACCCGCCACCGGGTCAGTGACCTGCGTCACATACACTGCCCGCTGACCTGTCGGTGCCATGGGGTAGAGGTGGTGGCGTGCACACCGATCCCGAGGACACCCCGGCCCTCCGCCGCCGCTCCGACGAACTGCTCCGCGCCCTCGCCGGGGACACCGCCGTCCTGCGCGAGGACCAGTGGACCGCGATCGAGGCACTGGTCGCCCACCGGCGGCGCGCGCTGGTCGTGCAGCGCACCGGCTGGGGCAAGTCGGCGGTGTACTTCCTGGCCACGGCGTTGCTGCGGGAGCGGGGCGCGGGCCCGACGGTGATCATCTCGCCGCTGCTGGCGCTGATGCGCAACCAGATCTCCGCCGCGGCGCGGGCCGGGATCCACGCGGCCACGATGAACTCGGCCAACCAGCAGGACTGGGACGAGGTGCAGGCCGACATCGCCGCCGGGCGCACCGACGTGCTGCTGGTCAGCCCCGAACGGCTGAACAACCCGGACTTCCGCGACAACGTGCTGCCGAAGCTGACCGCCACCGCCGGACTGCTGGTGGTCGACGAGGCGCACTGCATCTCCGACTGGGGTCACGACTTCCGCCCCGACTACCGGCGCCTGCGCACCCTGCTCGGCGAGCTGCCCGATGGCGTGCCGGTGCTGGCGACCACGGCCACGGCCAACAACCGGGTGGTCACCGACGTGGCCGAGCAGCTCGGCGTCGGCACGCACGGCTCCGGTGAGGCGCTGGTGCTGCGCGGCCCGCTCGACCGCGAGAGCCTGCACCTGTCGGTGGTCCGGTTGCCCACCGCCGAAGCGCGGCTGGCTTGGCTGGCCGAGCGCCTCGGCGAGCTGCCCGGCTCCGGGATCATCTACACGCTCACCGTCGCCGGCGCCCACGACGTGGCCAGGCTGCTCGGCGAGCACGGTTACCCGGTCACCGCCTACACCGGCAAGACCGATCCGGCCGAACGCCAGGCCGCCGAGGACGACCTGCTGGCCAACCGGGTCAAGGCGCTGGTCGCCACCTCCGCGCTGGGCATGGGCTTCGACAAGCCGGACCTCGGTTTTGTGGTGCACGTCGGCGCGCCGTCCTCGCCGATCGCCTACTACCAGCAGGTCGGCCGGGCCGGGCGTGGCGTGCGCCGCGCCGAGGTGGTGCTGCTGCCCGGTCACGAGGACATGCAGATCTGGCGCTACTTCGGCTCGCTGGCCTTTCCCGGCAAGCGCGTTGTCGACGAACTGCTCGACGCGCTGGCCATGGCCGACCGTCCACTGTCGACGGCCGCGCTGGAGCCGAAGGTGGAACTTTCGCGCACCCGCCTGGAAATGGTGCTCAAGGTGCTCGATGTGGACGGTGCGGTGCGCCGGGTGCGCGGTGGCTGGGAGAGCACCGGGCAGCCGTGGGAGTACGACGCGCGGCGCTACGAGCGGATCAGGGTGGCGCGCGAAGCCGAGCAGCAGGCGATGCTCGACTACCAGAACATCACCGGCTGCCGGATGCAGTTCCTGCTCGTCCAGCTCGACGACCCGCACGCCGCACCGTGCGGCCGGTGCGACAACTGCACCGGCAACCACCTCTCGGCCGAGGTGTCCGAGTCCATTGTCGACAAAACCGCCCAGGATCTGCGACGGCCCGGGGTGGAGCTGTCCTCGCGGCGGCAGTGGCCGACCGGCATGGCCG
The genomic region above belongs to Amycolatopsis sp. YIM 10 and contains:
- a CDS encoding DegV family protein; the protein is MPVAVVTDSTAHLPEGFADRHAIRVVPLHVLIDGVSALDGTDVGPAALAEALGQRRIVTTSRPTPSEFAAQFRAALADGAEAVVSVHLSRELSGTWEAAVLAAQEVGPDKVRIVDSRTTAMGLGFAALHASSAAASGASPAEVEKAAVEAARRSETLFVVETLEHLRRGGRIGSAAALLGTALAVKPVLHMAEGRILPLEKVRTMNRAMARMVDLAVRAAGDDPVELAVHHLASPERAVELANRLEEQLPRSSGCLVSELGAVIGAHTGPGVLGVVVQRP
- the octT gene encoding diglucosylglycerate octanoyltransferase → MKPRLLVFGDSLSFHGPDHEYAADEPRLWPNLTADALGGSADLVAGFGWNARDLWWSLTGDPRVWAELHRADAVLLAIGSMDTLPSPLPTYLRTGLRYLRPDGLRRAARRAYLAAQPRLAVVLRGRPAVLPAALTVRYLDMSVEALRTLRPSLPIVGMLPSVHRAASYGGVHTARPAAAAAMADWARRRDVPMLDLAEVVGPHVLGGHGNPDGMHWGWEGHAAVGAEMAKLVAPLLFTEEPREAP
- a CDS encoding histidine phosphatase family protein, translating into MTQRLVLWRHGETDYNAAGRMQGHLDSALTQVGWNQARFAAPALARFSPELVIASDLHRATDTATVLTEAIGVPLRIDKRLRETHLGEWQGLTGAEVDARYPGERDLWRTDATWAPPGGESRVDVADRAYEVVADLMAADAGHTVLLAAHGGLITALTARLLGLPVESWPTLGGIANCHWVELGRRNEMWRLIAYNAGITG
- the rsfS gene encoding ribosome silencing factor, which gives rise to MTATSEARELAVTAAHAAADKKASNVVVLDVSDQLVITDAFVIASAPNERQVGAIVDNVEEKLREAGHKPVRREGAREGRWVLLDFVDVVVHVQHDEERSFYGLERLWKDCPRIEVDGLAVAADEEEPAEERS
- the nadD gene encoding nicotinate-nucleotide adenylyltransferase — its product is MPERRRIGVMGGTFDPVHHGHLVAASEVQSRFGLDEVIFVPTGQPWQKSGRVVTRAEDRYLMTVIATASNPVFSVSRVDIDRGGQTYTVDTLRDLREEYPDTELHFITGADALEQILTWRNAGELFDLAHFIGVTRPGYHLNDHHLPSGKVSLVEVTAMAISSTGCRERVERGEPVWYLVPDGVVRYIDKRGLYRQD
- a CDS encoding RecQ family ATP-dependent DNA helicase, which gives rise to MHTDPEDTPALRRRSDELLRALAGDTAVLREDQWTAIEALVAHRRRALVVQRTGWGKSAVYFLATALLRERGAGPTVIISPLLALMRNQISAAARAGIHAATMNSANQQDWDEVQADIAAGRTDVLLVSPERLNNPDFRDNVLPKLTATAGLLVVDEAHCISDWGHDFRPDYRRLRTLLGELPDGVPVLATTATANNRVVTDVAEQLGVGTHGSGEALVLRGPLDRESLHLSVVRLPTAEARLAWLAERLGELPGSGIIYTLTVAGAHDVARLLGEHGYPVTAYTGKTDPAERQAAEDDLLANRVKALVATSALGMGFDKPDLGFVVHVGAPSSPIAYYQQVGRAGRGVRRAEVVLLPGHEDMQIWRYFGSLAFPGKRVVDELLDALAMADRPLSTAALEPKVELSRTRLEMVLKVLDVDGAVRRVRGGWESTGQPWEYDARRYERIRVAREAEQQAMLDYQNITGCRMQFLLVQLDDPHAAPCGRCDNCTGNHLSAEVSESIVDKTAQDLRRPGVELSSRRQWPTGMAGLGIKASGKIAAGEQTEPGRALGRLTDIGWGNRLRELVGDSAADGEVPESVFQACVQVLAAWDWAERPVAVVSLPSSSRPVLVRDFAQRIAKIGRLEYLGSLAADGERPRRANSAQRVADLWQRLSLPPELAEAVANLSGPVLLIDDVADTGWTMAIAARLLRQAGAPAVLPFALASTS